In one Pseudomonadota bacterium genomic region, the following are encoded:
- a CDS encoding peptidylprolyl isomerase, translating to MAQASARHILVPTEAQCLELKQQIADGAAFAEVAREHSQCPSGSRGGELGSFGRGQMVPEFDRVVFSAPLNEVQGPVQTQFGFHLLEVTARQD from the coding sequence ATGGCACAGGCTAGTGCGCGGCATATTCTCGTTCCGACGGAGGCGCAGTGCCTCGAGCTTAAGCAGCAGATCGCCGATGGTGCGGCGTTCGCCGAGGTGGCTAGGGAGCACTCCCAATGCCCTTCCGGCAGCCGAGGCGGTGAGCTCGGTAGCTTCGGGCGTGGCCAGATGGTGCCAGAGTTCGACCGGGTCGTATTCAGCGCTCCGCTAAACGAGGTGCAAGGCCCGGTTCAGACCCAGTTCGGCTTCCACCTCTTGGAAGTGACTGCCCGACAAGACTGA
- a CDS encoding TonB-dependent receptor, whose product MINTTRTRAGRLRPGVVALGLMLAVNLAGHTAVGQDADVDEEVEVIGITPLGADGLDRDKLPSNVRSATDEDIQAQHLLDLSAYLNRNFAGVFVNEGTTNPLQPDIQFRGYTASPLLGLPQGLAVYQDGVRLNEPFGDTVNWALMPESAVASIDLIPGAYPVFGLNSLGGAIAIRTKNGFTNPGTNVEAGAGAWGRVTADFETGRAFTDDKDVSFYINGSYFEESGWRDFSPSEAARVFANVSWQGDNSTLDADITWADTDLIGNGAIPFELADQDREAIFTRPDQTENNLFTLNFRGSHAFGAAKVSWNAYYRRSDISSFNGDDSDFGECADDDNIGFICEGDDDDDDDDDDDDDEFGDDDDDFDDDDDFDDDDDDDDGDDDDDEEEEVVVDANGNPIPANANTIGGTVNRTNTEQDTYGLNLQVSLESTFANGGGNQFVIGGNFVSSAIDFNASTELGTLDDTRQAIGSGFFVNEAFTDLETETENYSAFFINTFSPSDRVSILLSGQWNATNIVLEDQLGTALNGDHSFYRFNPAGGITFDVTDGIQLYGGYFESARAPTPVELTCADPDDPCRLPNAFLADPPLDQVVARTIEAGIRGSNGYLDWSVGFFHTRNRDDIIFISAGPFTNSGFFDNVGNTTRDGVEVMFNGNFGSRGSWFANYTYLEAEFDENFAVSSPNNPLAQDGQIDVEVGDRLPGIPEHLAKAGFSYDVTPRFTFGADINYSSERFLRGDEANILPTLDGFTTVNVRGEYRLSDLARIFVTVENLFDEEYATLGLLGEADEVLGDDFEDSRFLTPGAPLAAWVGVTFSLK is encoded by the coding sequence ATGATAAATACGACACGGACGAGAGCGGGCCGACTGCGCCCTGGGGTAGTGGCCTTGGGTCTCATGCTCGCGGTCAATCTGGCTGGGCACACGGCCGTTGGACAGGACGCTGACGTCGACGAGGAAGTGGAGGTCATTGGCATTACGCCCCTCGGCGCCGATGGGCTAGACCGCGACAAGCTGCCGTCGAACGTCCGCAGCGCCACAGATGAGGACATCCAGGCACAGCACTTGCTTGACCTGAGTGCCTACCTCAATCGCAACTTCGCCGGTGTCTTCGTCAACGAAGGCACGACGAACCCACTACAGCCGGACATCCAGTTCCGCGGCTACACCGCCTCTCCCCTACTTGGCTTACCCCAGGGGCTGGCTGTTTACCAGGACGGCGTCCGCCTAAACGAACCATTCGGTGACACGGTGAACTGGGCGCTGATGCCCGAATCCGCGGTAGCCAGCATCGACTTGATTCCCGGCGCCTATCCCGTGTTCGGGCTCAATAGCCTCGGCGGCGCCATCGCCATCCGCACGAAGAACGGCTTCACCAACCCCGGCACCAACGTCGAGGCTGGCGCAGGCGCTTGGGGCCGGGTAACCGCGGACTTCGAAACGGGCCGCGCGTTCACTGACGACAAGGATGTAAGCTTCTACATCAACGGCTCCTACTTCGAAGAAAGCGGCTGGCGCGATTTCTCGCCATCTGAAGCTGCCCGAGTCTTTGCCAACGTGTCCTGGCAAGGCGACAACAGCACGCTGGACGCCGACATCACCTGGGCGGACACGGATCTGATCGGTAACGGTGCGATTCCCTTCGAGCTCGCTGACCAGGACCGAGAAGCGATCTTCACGCGGCCTGATCAGACTGAGAACAACCTCTTCACCCTGAACTTCCGAGGGTCTCATGCCTTCGGCGCGGCCAAGGTGAGCTGGAACGCCTACTACCGTCGCAGCGACATTTCATCCTTTAACGGCGACGACTCCGACTTCGGCGAGTGTGCCGACGACGACAACATCGGGTTTATCTGCGAGGGTGACGACGACGACGATGATGATGACGACGACGACGACGACGAGTTCGGTGACGACGACGACGATTTCGATGATGACGATGACTTCGACGACGACGACGATGATGACGACGGCGATGACGATGACGACGAGGAAGAGGAAGTCGTCGTCGACGCCAACGGCAACCCGATCCCGGCCAACGCCAACACGATCGGCGGCACCGTCAACCGCACCAACACTGAGCAAGACACTTACGGCCTGAACCTGCAGGTGTCTCTGGAGAGCACCTTCGCCAACGGCGGCGGCAATCAGTTCGTAATCGGCGGTAACTTCGTCTCTAGTGCCATCGACTTCAATGCCAGCACCGAGCTCGGCACCCTGGACGACACTCGTCAGGCCATCGGCAGCGGCTTCTTCGTGAACGAGGCCTTCACGGACCTGGAAACGGAAACGGAGAACTACAGCGCGTTCTTCATCAACACCTTCTCGCCCAGCGACAGGGTCAGCATCCTGCTCTCGGGTCAGTGGAACGCCACCAATATCGTGCTCGAGGACCAGCTTGGCACGGCGCTGAACGGAGATCACTCGTTCTACCGCTTCAACCCCGCCGGCGGCATCACCTTCGACGTGACGGACGGCATCCAGCTCTACGGTGGCTACTTCGAGTCCGCCCGGGCACCCACGCCGGTAGAGCTCACCTGCGCCGATCCGGACGATCCCTGCCGTTTGCCGAACGCGTTCCTCGCGGATCCCCCCCTAGATCAGGTGGTGGCACGCACGATAGAAGCCGGTATCCGCGGGTCCAACGGGTACCTCGACTGGAGCGTGGGCTTCTTCCACACGCGCAACCGCGACGACATCATCTTCATCAGCGCCGGCCCCTTCACCAACTCGGGCTTCTTCGACAACGTGGGCAACACCACGCGAGACGGCGTGGAAGTGATGTTCAATGGCAACTTTGGTAGCCGCGGCAGCTGGTTCGCCAACTACACCTACCTCGAAGCAGAGTTCGACGAGAATTTCGCGGTGTCGAGCCCCAACAATCCCCTCGCGCAGGACGGGCAGATCGACGTGGAGGTGGGGGATCGCTTGCCGGGCATTCCGGAGCATCTGGCCAAGGCAGGCTTTAGCTACGATGTGACGCCACGCTTCACCTTCGGTGCGGACATCAACTACTCCTCAGAGCGCTTCCTGCGCGGGGACGAGGCGAACATCCTGCCCACGCTCGACGGCTTCACCACGGTGAACGTGCGGGGTGAGTATCGCCTGAGTGACCTGGCGCGTATCTTCGTCACCGTGGAGAACCTCTTCGACGAGGAATACGCCACGCTCGGTCTGCTCGGCGAAGCCGACGAAGTGCTCGGGGACGACTTCGAGGATTCGCGCTTTCTCACCCCTGGGGCACCGCTGGCAGCGTGGGTGGGAGTGACCTTCTCACTCAAGTAA
- a CDS encoding response regulator transcription factor, with protein sequence MMNPLPKTVRVLLVDDHAVVRAGYRVLLADAPDMALIAEADTGELACQRYVEEQPDVVVMDVSLPGISGLEAARRILMRDAKARIIVFSMHEESAFVHQALSVGVKGYVTKGGAPELLVEAVRQVVCGGKFLDPRLGDITPASDQRAAIDALSPREFSIFRLLAEGHGNSEIGQRLRLSEKTVANYATQIRKKLGVQNRTELVYFAVSQGVVDSPEVPNSTAVD encoded by the coding sequence ATGATGAACCCCCTACCGAAGACCGTGCGTGTGCTACTAGTCGATGACCACGCGGTGGTGCGCGCGGGCTATCGCGTACTGCTGGCGGATGCGCCAGACATGGCCCTCATCGCGGAAGCGGACACAGGCGAGCTGGCCTGCCAACGCTACGTGGAGGAGCAACCGGACGTGGTGGTAATGGACGTATCGCTACCGGGGATCAGCGGCTTGGAAGCGGCGCGACGAATCCTCATGCGAGACGCGAAGGCTCGCATCATCGTGTTCTCGATGCACGAGGAATCCGCCTTCGTCCACCAGGCACTCAGCGTGGGCGTGAAGGGCTACGTGACCAAGGGAGGTGCTCCCGAGTTGCTCGTCGAAGCGGTCCGCCAGGTGGTCTGCGGAGGAAAATTCCTGGATCCGCGGCTCGGCGATATCACCCCGGCGAGCGACCAACGTGCGGCGATCGACGCCCTTTCGCCACGTGAGTTCAGCATTTTTCGCCTGCTGGCGGAAGGCCACGGCAACTCGGAGATCGGTCAGCGCTTGCGCCTGAGCGAAAAAACTGTCGCCAACTATGCCACGCAGATTCGCAAGAAACTCGGTGTACAGAACCGGACCGAGCTCGTTTATTTCGCGGTAAGTCAAGGGGTTGTGGACTCACCAGAGGTTCCGAATTCCACTGCCGTAGATTGA
- a CDS encoding ATP-binding protein translates to MNLAFRLNLMVALALLLLLGGAVSLILTQARESVAEETDSALTLTLQLLEALSGAGADLSAESQAAALPSDNAVVSALIARVSRLRDVRHVDIGLVRNDGMQPFVPAGMGIEGSAPRWFARLVEPEPVEYRYQLALQGRRVGIALRPRPGDEVDEAWKESRATFALLVSFAFLVMLLTGWMSHRALRPVDKVLRALDRLEQGDYSTRVQRFDLPELQRISDRLNHVATTLSEQAEENQELSRQALAIQEAERRHLAQELHDELGQAISAIKALAVSTRQRAGDATAVTERTSTICDVSDQMYSVVRRLMSELRPAALDDLGLRASIEKLVEDWSDRHHGAMTQLTINGELADLHEDVTIKIYRIVQEALTNVARHAGATRVDVHIAIDENELTVLVGDDGVGITPATLRKGLGLVGMRERIESLGGTLTLDRQHDDGGTIVYARIPHGESLTHEAEPASRRSPLMQTVTPA, encoded by the coding sequence ATGAACCTCGCCTTTCGCCTCAATCTGATGGTGGCCCTGGCGCTGCTCCTGCTCCTCGGTGGCGCCGTCAGCCTAATTCTGACGCAGGCGAGGGAATCGGTCGCCGAAGAGACCGACTCGGCCCTCACGCTGACCCTACAGCTCCTCGAGGCGCTGTCCGGCGCTGGGGCGGATCTAAGCGCTGAATCCCAGGCAGCTGCGCTGCCGAGCGACAACGCCGTGGTCTCAGCATTGATCGCCCGCGTGTCGCGCTTGCGTGATGTGCGTCACGTGGACATCGGCCTGGTTCGAAACGATGGCATGCAGCCCTTTGTCCCTGCCGGCATGGGCATTGAGGGATCCGCGCCGCGCTGGTTTGCTCGCCTGGTCGAACCGGAGCCCGTCGAGTACCGCTACCAGCTCGCCCTTCAGGGTCGTCGCGTCGGTATCGCCCTGCGCCCACGCCCCGGCGATGAAGTCGATGAGGCATGGAAGGAGTCGCGGGCCACCTTCGCCCTACTGGTGAGCTTCGCCTTCCTCGTAATGCTACTTACGGGTTGGATGAGCCATCGCGCCCTACGTCCCGTGGACAAGGTGCTACGCGCCCTAGATCGCCTCGAGCAAGGCGACTACTCCACTCGTGTACAGCGCTTCGACCTACCCGAGTTGCAGCGCATCTCAGACCGCCTGAACCACGTCGCCACCACGCTGTCCGAGCAGGCCGAGGAGAACCAGGAGCTGAGTCGCCAGGCGCTGGCCATCCAGGAGGCGGAGCGTCGCCACCTGGCCCAGGAGCTACACGACGAGCTCGGCCAGGCCATCTCCGCGATCAAAGCGCTGGCGGTCTCCACGCGCCAGCGCGCGGGCGATGCGACAGCGGTTACTGAGCGCACGTCTACAATATGCGATGTGAGCGATCAAATGTATTCGGTAGTGCGCCGCCTTATGAGCGAGCTTCGACCCGCTGCCCTCGATGATTTAGGGCTGCGCGCTTCCATCGAGAAGCTGGTGGAGGATTGGAGCGACAGACACCATGGCGCGATGACTCAGCTTACCATCAATGGGGAGCTGGCTGACTTGCACGAAGACGTAACGATCAAGATCTATCGCATCGTGCAGGAAGCGCTCACCAACGTGGCACGACATGCGGGCGCCACCAGGGTTGATGTGCATATCGCCATCGATGAAAACGAACTGACCGTGCTCGTGGGCGACGACGGCGTCGGCATCACCCCCGCGACCTTACGCAAGGGCCTCGGGTTGGTGGGGATGCGCGAGCGAATAGAATCCCTCGGCGGCACGCTGACCTTGGATCGGCAACACGACGATGGGGGCACAATCGTCTACGCACGAATCCCCCATGGTGAATCGCTCACCCACGAAGCAGAACCCGCGAGCCGCCGCTCGCCACTTATGCAGACCGTGACACCGGCATGA
- a CDS encoding OsmC family protein, whose protein sequence is MSDHRVSIEWARGAHAFTYEEYSRDHQWYFDGVGAPVAASAATQFLGNGELVDPEQAFVASLASCHMLTFLAVAARRRLVVESYRDDAVGVLARNGEDRLALTSVTLRPVIRFADDSEAPDPAALRSLHERAHRECFLANSVLCEIEVDLSTQWATSDGAPALDGADG, encoded by the coding sequence ATGTCCGATCACCGCGTCTCTATCGAGTGGGCCCGTGGCGCGCACGCGTTCACCTACGAAGAATATTCACGTGATCATCAATGGTACTTCGACGGCGTCGGCGCGCCGGTAGCCGCCTCGGCGGCGACCCAGTTTCTGGGTAACGGCGAACTGGTGGATCCCGAACAGGCCTTCGTCGCGTCGCTCGCCAGCTGTCACATGCTCACTTTCTTGGCCGTGGCGGCGCGACGACGGTTGGTGGTGGAGAGCTACCGGGACGACGCGGTGGGCGTACTCGCGCGAAACGGTGAGGACCGTTTGGCGCTGACCAGCGTGACCCTGCGGCCGGTCATACGGTTCGCCGATGATAGTGAAGCACCGGACCCGGCGGCCCTGCGCAGCCTGCACGAACGGGCTCACCGCGAGTGCTTCCTAGCCAACTCTGTGCTGTGCGAGATTGAGGTAGATCTATCGACGCAATGGGCGACCAGCGATGGTGCGCCGGCCCTAGACGGCGCTGACGGCTAG
- a CDS encoding efflux RND transporter periplasmic adaptor subunit, whose translation MLNQEKETAAAPWPSMRDDLQITRARVADGGGFLVTDLASGELFEFSQEDYFLLRCMDGRSGAEMTIHLFEQRFGQRITPEQLRLFIAMVDEWGLLRNGGAWVDRTIDGQTVPDSPALEMDPDAVVPVGAGAERGGRRRGGAGGPRGRARPIASADDASGADYEAMLRSEVSGDGLDEDELAGMLGDDFGLGGGPGGRRRGRGRGARGGMGGAASLEGGGGFGGGGRFGGGARAGAFGGGGGGPGDGDGGAYEIPLGPGAAKEGDGPWAAFEADEKRIAFTLFRPQGLFRFIASTLMPFRIIFMLLPLIAGIGLATVLSNYDVFAQDVARERGGIPLVLRLIFSFLTVNLVTEISRGVIGAGLGGEAYKFGIRMFLGLIPRFYTAVRGISWFTRRDILWLYGGPILARLVLFGIGVVTWWGTRGDGTLISTGAILLSVVSVISLIFSSNPLARNNDGYHVLAAILQIPDLRKRANRALMAKIRGKKVPGEETDPDSERALRAYAAGSMLFVLIVIGIVLFIAAQWLETEYQGTGVAIFLALMLYIVLHLRGQIRQQKARVEEWKAEQRAERVRSALAQRRGGGVPALPGPMMGGGGAAPGAVPGGAGAVSAPGAGAAAAGGGGRSDSKPKSNPLVGWILIAVLGVIAVLPYNIQPGGPVRIMPSQQRDVHSEISGIVEEVYVSGGQYVAAEEIIARITNAEEQRKVSTTNASIAEQQAVLEELIARPRPEDVRLARQELETARVQLQFSAEEVDRLKKLSDEGFVSKDEYQEAVKKRDVDRAQVAEEEANLTRVSTPAHPKEIEAAEARLSGLREELSYYQGQLERTELRMPFDGRVVTLNLEDKEGRFLDKGEFFATVENAESVRVQFKIPQSDVSEIGVGGSTLVKFYSYPNRTFEGEIVDISTAVEEEEAGEVVIVTTVIPNEDGLLKTGMTGFGKVQGEQKTVIEAFSRAIVRFFLVEMWSWLP comes from the coding sequence TTGCTAAACCAAGAAAAAGAAACGGCCGCCGCTCCCTGGCCGTCGATGCGCGATGACCTGCAGATAACGCGGGCGCGCGTCGCCGACGGCGGTGGGTTCCTGGTCACCGATCTCGCCAGCGGCGAGCTGTTCGAGTTTAGTCAGGAAGACTACTTCCTTCTTCGCTGTATGGACGGGCGCTCCGGCGCGGAAATGACGATCCATCTGTTCGAGCAGCGCTTCGGCCAGCGCATCACGCCGGAGCAGCTGCGTCTGTTCATCGCCATGGTGGACGAGTGGGGCTTGCTGCGAAACGGCGGCGCCTGGGTGGATCGTACGATCGATGGTCAGACCGTCCCCGACAGCCCGGCACTCGAGATGGATCCCGATGCGGTAGTGCCCGTCGGCGCTGGCGCAGAGCGGGGCGGGCGTCGTCGCGGTGGCGCCGGTGGCCCGCGCGGGCGAGCCCGGCCTATAGCATCGGCGGACGACGCGAGCGGGGCGGATTATGAAGCCATGCTCCGCAGCGAGGTCTCAGGCGATGGCCTCGACGAGGACGAACTGGCCGGCATGCTCGGTGATGACTTCGGTCTCGGCGGCGGCCCGGGCGGCCGGCGCCGCGGCCGCGGTCGCGGTGCTCGGGGTGGCATGGGGGGAGCCGCGTCGCTAGAGGGGGGCGGTGGCTTCGGGGGCGGCGGACGCTTCGGCGGCGGCGCGCGGGCTGGTGCCTTCGGCGGTGGCGGCGGCGGGCCCGGTGATGGCGACGGTGGCGCCTACGAGATTCCCCTAGGGCCCGGTGCTGCGAAGGAGGGCGATGGTCCCTGGGCGGCCTTCGAGGCGGACGAGAAACGTATAGCGTTCACGCTGTTCCGCCCTCAGGGCCTGTTCCGTTTCATCGCCTCCACGCTGATGCCCTTCCGGATCATCTTCATGCTGCTGCCCCTGATCGCTGGCATCGGTTTGGCGACAGTGCTCAGCAACTACGACGTATTCGCGCAGGATGTGGCACGCGAGCGCGGCGGCATTCCCCTGGTGCTGCGCCTGATCTTTAGCTTCCTGACGGTAAATCTAGTTACCGAGATCTCTCGCGGGGTGATTGGCGCCGGCTTGGGCGGCGAAGCCTACAAGTTCGGTATTCGGATGTTCCTTGGGCTGATCCCGCGGTTCTACACGGCCGTACGTGGAATCTCCTGGTTCACGCGACGGGACATACTGTGGCTCTACGGTGGCCCGATCCTGGCGCGGCTCGTGCTCTTCGGCATCGGGGTAGTGACTTGGTGGGGCACGCGCGGCGACGGTACGTTGATCTCGACCGGCGCTATCTTGCTCTCGGTGGTCTCCGTGATCTCCTTGATCTTCAGCTCCAACCCGCTCGCCCGTAACAACGACGGGTATCACGTGCTGGCCGCGATTCTGCAGATTCCGGATCTGCGCAAGCGCGCCAACCGTGCGCTGATGGCGAAGATTCGCGGTAAGAAGGTCCCCGGCGAGGAGACTGATCCTGACTCCGAGCGTGCCCTTCGTGCCTACGCGGCGGGCTCCATGCTCTTCGTACTCATCGTCATCGGGATCGTGCTGTTCATCGCGGCACAATGGCTCGAGACCGAGTATCAGGGCACGGGCGTCGCTATCTTCCTCGCCTTGATGCTCTACATCGTGCTGCACCTTCGCGGGCAGATTCGCCAGCAGAAGGCGCGTGTTGAGGAGTGGAAAGCGGAACAGCGCGCTGAGCGCGTTCGCTCGGCGCTCGCCCAGCGTCGCGGTGGCGGGGTCCCCGCGCTGCCGGGCCCGATGATGGGGGGCGGCGGAGCCGCGCCCGGCGCAGTGCCAGGCGGTGCCGGTGCTGTCAGCGCACCAGGGGCGGGCGCAGCAGCGGCCGGCGGCGGCGGGCGATCGGATAGTAAGCCGAAGTCCAACCCGCTGGTAGGCTGGATACTGATCGCCGTGCTCGGCGTGATCGCTGTTCTGCCCTACAACATTCAGCCCGGCGGGCCTGTGCGGATCATGCCGTCGCAACAGCGCGACGTGCATTCGGAGATCTCGGGCATTGTCGAGGAAGTGTACGTGAGCGGCGGTCAGTACGTGGCTGCAGAAGAGATTATCGCCCGCATCACTAACGCCGAAGAACAACGTAAGGTATCGACCACCAATGCCAGCATTGCCGAGCAGCAAGCAGTGCTCGAGGAGTTGATCGCACGACCTCGTCCGGAAGACGTGCGCCTGGCTCGCCAGGAGCTAGAGACCGCGCGCGTGCAGCTGCAATTCAGCGCAGAAGAGGTGGATCGCCTCAAAAAACTCAGCGATGAGGGCTTTGTCTCCAAAGACGAGTATCAGGAGGCGGTGAAGAAGCGCGACGTCGATCGGGCGCAGGTCGCCGAGGAAGAGGCCAACCTGACTCGTGTGAGTACGCCTGCGCACCCGAAGGAGATCGAGGCCGCGGAGGCACGTCTTTCCGGCCTGCGGGAAGAACTCTCCTACTACCAGGGGCAGCTCGAACGTACGGAACTGCGTATGCCCTTCGATGGCCGAGTGGTCACCCTGAATCTCGAGGACAAGGAAGGCAGGTTCCTAGATAAGGGCGAGTTCTTCGCCACGGTCGAGAATGCCGAGTCCGTCCGCGTCCAGTTCAAGATCCCCCAGTCCGACGTCTCTGAGATCGGCGTAGGGGGCTCGACCTTGGTGAAGTTCTACTCGTATCCGAATCGCACCTTCGAGGGTGAGATCGTGGATATCTCTACGGCCGTGGAGGAGGAAGAAGCGGGTGAGGTGGTGATCGTTACCACGGTGATCCCGAACGAGGACGGCCTGCTCAAGACGGGCATGACGGGTTTCGGCAAGGTGCAGGGAGAGCAGAAGACGGTGATCGAGGCCTTCTCCCGAGCCATCGTGCGGTTTTTCCTAGTCGAAATGTGGTCCTGGCTCCCCTGA
- a CDS encoding S41 family peptidase — MFCRTPRRALTHLALVAFASGAWVCTIAEDTPRVDPIAVDTVRAVVSLARDNHYLGDRLDAAVVKEHLRRTREAFIRQLDARGDLLLEEDLALLDDQAVAEALASGDLHAVHALAARQRDRLVQRAAWVRELGKEGAARQEPKATAAEQAHQLWTARRAQELAWLLANGQSPGQADAVVVERYRRLAERAAARTPMEELELFLDAMLAALDPHSGYRSPPRRARGGRPAPRDLFGIGATLAFDGDYIQLQRLLGGGAAERSGLLNAGDRILSVTDSENPAATLDVVGWAIEEVANVIRGPRGSEVTLEVLPRGAEESSLPARVSLMRDRIVLDRSRVSAELVKVDGMPIGIIRVPAFYVDYAGLGRGETNYDSAASDVAKALVRLRRDAPSLGAILLDLRGNGGGALIEAVRMVGLFIDEGPVVRVRHANGGVEVFDDDQPGRAWKGPLAVLVDRYAASASEIVAAALQDYERATVIGELTYGKGSVQEPFDLRNADGFAQAVGRVSLTTAKFFRVNGESTQLNGVTPDIALPASLTNGRYGERFEYWPMSADRIAAAKYQAETLSAMALPTDELPLQSTGLWQTRPAYLRASQDAEPVVTIDSHAAARSQRKAFRGRLLERLGEDGLDMTAPLPILWSTLVRQDALTLLRRLVDEDNAEPVASHHSAAPSAVAPPQQQ, encoded by the coding sequence ATGTTCTGCCGCACGCCCAGGCGCGCCCTGACCCACCTTGCACTGGTCGCTTTCGCCTCCGGTGCTTGGGTTTGCACGATCGCCGAGGACACCCCGAGAGTTGATCCGATCGCGGTCGATACGGTACGCGCGGTGGTGTCGCTGGCACGCGACAACCACTACCTTGGCGACCGCTTGGACGCTGCTGTCGTCAAGGAGCACTTGCGCCGGACCCGCGAGGCCTTTATCCGCCAACTCGACGCCCGGGGCGACCTGTTGCTGGAAGAGGACTTGGCGCTGCTCGACGATCAGGCCGTCGCCGAGGCCCTCGCCAGTGGTGATCTGCACGCTGTCCACGCACTTGCCGCTCGCCAGCGCGACCGCCTAGTGCAACGTGCCGCCTGGGTGCGTGAGCTGGGCAAGGAAGGCGCCGCCCGTCAGGAGCCTAAAGCGACCGCCGCTGAGCAAGCGCATCAACTTTGGACCGCCAGGCGAGCGCAGGAGCTCGCCTGGTTGCTCGCGAACGGTCAGTCTCCTGGACAGGCCGATGCGGTGGTGGTCGAACGCTACCGACGGCTCGCGGAGCGCGCCGCGGCACGCACACCGATGGAAGAACTGGAACTGTTCCTCGATGCAATGCTCGCCGCCCTCGATCCCCATTCGGGCTACCGATCCCCCCCGCGCCGCGCGCGCGGGGGACGGCCCGCTCCACGCGATCTGTTCGGCATTGGCGCCACCCTGGCCTTCGATGGCGACTACATCCAGCTACAACGGCTGCTCGGCGGCGGCGCGGCAGAACGAAGCGGCCTACTGAACGCCGGGGACCGCATTCTCTCGGTCACGGACAGTGAAAACCCGGCCGCGACACTCGACGTCGTCGGCTGGGCGATAGAGGAAGTGGCGAACGTCATCCGCGGGCCTCGCGGCTCCGAGGTTACGCTCGAGGTGCTACCACGGGGGGCGGAGGAGTCCTCTTTGCCTGCCCGCGTCAGCCTGATGCGCGACCGTATCGTACTCGATCGCAGTCGCGTGTCGGCGGAACTTGTGAAGGTCGACGGAATGCCAATTGGCATCATTCGGGTGCCCGCTTTCTACGTAGACTATGCGGGGTTGGGTCGCGGGGAAACGAACTACGACAGTGCAGCCTCTGACGTGGCCAAAGCCCTCGTGCGCTTGCGGCGCGATGCCCCTTCCCTCGGTGCGATACTCCTCGACCTGCGCGGCAACGGTGGCGGCGCACTGATCGAAGCGGTACGCATGGTTGGCCTGTTCATCGATGAGGGGCCGGTGGTGCGCGTTCGACACGCTAATGGCGGCGTGGAGGTATTCGACGACGACCAGCCGGGACGGGCCTGGAAGGGCCCCTTGGCCGTGCTCGTCGACCGCTATGCAGCGTCCGCCTCGGAGATCGTCGCCGCCGCCCTCCAAGACTACGAGCGCGCCACTGTGATCGGCGAACTCACCTACGGCAAAGGTTCGGTCCAAGAGCCCTTCGACCTGCGCAACGCCGATGGCTTCGCCCAGGCCGTCGGCCGGGTGTCCCTCACCACCGCCAAGTTCTTTCGGGTTAACGGCGAGAGCACTCAGCTAAATGGCGTCACGCCCGATATCGCCTTGCCCGCCTCCCTGACCAACGGCCGCTACGGCGAGCGCTTCGAGTACTGGCCGATGTCCGCAGACCGCATCGCGGCGGCGAAGTATCAGGCGGAGACGCTGTCGGCCATGGCCTTACCCACGGACGAACTACCCCTACAGAGCACGGGCTTGTGGCAGACGCGCCCGGCCTACCTGCGTGCCTCTCAAGATGCCGAGCCAGTCGTGACCATCGACTCGCACGCCGCCGCTCGATCCCAGCGGAAGGCCTTTCGCGGTCGCTTGCTCGAGCGCCTCGGCGAAGACGGGCTGGATATGACGGCCCCGCTGCCAATTCTCTGGAGCACGCTGGTGCGCCAGGACGCACTGACCCTCTTAAGACGCTTGGTCGATGAGGACAACGCGGAGCCTGTCGCCTCCCACCATTCGGCCGCACCGTCGGCCGTCGCCCCCCCTCAGCAGCAATGA